Proteins encoded together in one Bacteroidota bacterium window:
- a CDS encoding peroxiredoxin: protein MEVLVGKKAPAFNASAVINGEEIVENFSLDQYLGKKYVVFFFYPKDFTFVCPTELHAFQEKLAEFEARNVAVVACSTDTEQSHWGWLQLSKKQGGIQGITYPLVADTNKTISYNYGVLNGEFDFDENGRFNATSELIAYRGLFLIDKEGKVRHQLVNDLPLGRNVDEALRMVDALQYFEDKGEVCPANWQKGKSGMNATHTGVAEYLSMN from the coding sequence ATGGAAGTATTAGTTGGAAAAAAGGCACCTGCCTTCAACGCCTCTGCTGTGATCAACGGCGAGGAAATTGTAGAAAATTTCAGCCTCGATCAGTATCTGGGCAAAAAGTATGTGGTATTCTTCTTTTACCCGAAAGATTTCACATTCGTATGCCCCACCGAGCTTCATGCATTTCAGGAAAAACTGGCCGAGTTTGAAGCCCGCAACGTAGCCGTGGTGGCCTGCTCTACCGATACCGAACAGTCGCACTGGGGCTGGCTGCAACTCAGCAAAAAACAAGGCGGCATTCAGGGCATCACCTATCCCCTTGTGGCCGATACCAACAAAACCATCAGCTACAACTACGGCGTACTTAACGGCGAATTTGATTTCGATGAAAACGGCCGTTTTAACGCCACTTCAGAACTTATTGCCTACCGTGGCCTTTTCCTGATCGACAAAGAAGGCAAAGTACGTCACCAGCTTGTAAACGATCTCCCCCTCGGCCGCAACGTTGACGAAGCCCTGCGCATGGTTGACGCGCTTCAGTATTTCGAAGACAAAGGCGAAGTTTGTCCCGCCAACTGGCAAAAAGGAAAAAGCGGCATGAACGCCACACACACCGGCGTGGCCGAATACCTTTCCATGAACTAA